A genomic window from Archaeoglobus profundus DSM 5631 includes:
- a CDS encoding TATA-box-binding protein, translating to MTRDFKIKIENVVASTQIGENIDLNKIAREIPDADYKPKQFPGLVLRTKEPKAAALIFRSGKVVCTGSKSVEDARRVVKQIVKIVGSLGIPVIEEPEVKVQNIVASADLGTDLNLNAIAIGLGLENVEYEPEQFPGLVYRLRDPRVVVLIFGSGKMVVTGGKTPDDARRAVEKIAEELESLGLL from the coding sequence ATGACGAGAGATTTTAAGATAAAAATTGAGAATGTAGTAGCATCGACTCAGATAGGAGAAAACATCGATTTGAACAAGATTGCGAGGGAAATACCAGATGCTGATTACAAGCCAAAGCAGTTCCCCGGCTTGGTTTTAAGAACTAAGGAACCTAAAGCTGCAGCCTTAATTTTCAGAAGCGGGAAGGTTGTATGTACCGGATCTAAGAGTGTTGAGGATGCTAGAAGGGTCGTAAAGCAGATAGTCAAGATCGTAGGAAGTTTGGGAATACCTGTCATAGAAGAGCCTGAAGTGAAAGTTCAGAACATAGTAGCATCGGCAGATTTGGGAACAGATTTGAATTTGAATGCAATAGCGATAGGTTTAGGTTTAGAAAATGTGGAATACGAGCCCGAACAGTTTCCCGGCTTAGTTTACAGACTTAGAGATCCTAGAGTTGTAGTTCTGATATTTGGCTCTGGTAAGATGGTCGTTACTGGAGGCAAAACTCCTGACGATGCGAGAAGAGCAGTTGAAAAAATAGCGGAGGAGCTTGAAAGCTTAGGATTGCTATGA
- a CDS encoding DNA repair exonuclease → MKFAHLADAHLGYEQYHLPFRAEDFAKSFKFAVEKAIEEDVDFAIISGDLFHRSNPNPKTIKQAIDILSMLKEENIPIFAIEGNHDKTVKDVSIYDLLESLGLLYKLGLRRKLVEGEFVRSKSFGDYNLVYGVFEDFKIFGDTHRSSHQFKSLMEEKYIPSCDIAVLHLSVKEVVDLDIKDDYVTISDLPRAKYYALGHVHIPIKKNVNGSWFVYPGCPERSDAREYSIKIDYFDDFCVSEGCKKGLFIVENFKPRFVEVSCRDLISANISAKDQRDAVNRVKEILDYLNSESILILRIFSESVIDLEDLVKIVERRVRHVKISLERISKEREIKIERPSEFFTEFELSLLEFLKRPDFDNFINTVIGLIEKEFKLRDFKVLDDFKVKSVGVENEDKKEDKKDEKKKLVRKNRRTLFDFVEG, encoded by the coding sequence GTGAAATTCGCACATCTGGCAGATGCCCACTTAGGATACGAACAGTATCACTTACCATTTAGGGCTGAAGACTTTGCAAAATCGTTTAAATTTGCTGTAGAGAAAGCAATTGAAGAGGATGTAGATTTTGCGATAATATCCGGCGATCTCTTCCACAGAAGCAATCCCAACCCGAAGACGATCAAGCAAGCCATAGATATCCTTTCTATGCTGAAAGAGGAGAACATACCGATCTTTGCAATTGAAGGCAATCACGATAAGACTGTTAAAGACGTATCGATATACGATCTGCTTGAATCTCTCGGTCTACTGTACAAACTCGGTCTGAGAAGGAAGCTTGTCGAAGGTGAGTTTGTCAGATCTAAATCTTTTGGAGATTACAACTTAGTTTATGGTGTTTTCGAAGATTTCAAGATATTTGGCGATACACACCGCTCATCTCATCAGTTTAAATCGCTCATGGAAGAAAAATACATACCAAGCTGCGATATCGCAGTTTTGCATCTATCTGTGAAGGAGGTAGTCGATTTGGATATCAAAGACGATTACGTAACCATCAGCGATCTTCCTAGGGCTAAGTACTACGCTTTGGGCCATGTCCACATACCTATAAAGAAGAACGTGAACGGCTCTTGGTTTGTCTATCCCGGTTGTCCAGAAAGAAGTGATGCGAGAGAGTATTCCATCAAAATAGACTATTTCGATGATTTTTGTGTCTCTGAAGGTTGTAAGAAAGGACTATTCATAGTTGAAAACTTTAAGCCGAGATTTGTTGAAGTTAGCTGTAGGGACTTAATATCTGCAAACATTTCCGCGAAAGATCAAAGAGATGCCGTGAATAGGGTTAAAGAGATTTTGGACTACTTGAATTCAGAATCCATCTTAATACTAAGAATCTTCAGCGAGAGCGTAATAGATTTGGAAGATTTGGTTAAGATTGTTGAAAGAAGGGTTAGACACGTTAAGATTAGTCTCGAAAGAATTTCGAAGGAGAGAGAAATTAAAATAGAAAGGCCAAGCGAGTTCTTTACGGAATTCGAGCTGAGTCTTCTAGAATTTCTGAAAAGGCCCGACTTCGACAACTTCATCAATACTGTAATAGGTTTAATCGAGAAGGAGTTTAAATTGAGGGATTTCAAGGTTTTAGATGATTTTAAAGTCAAGAGCGTTGGCGTTGAAAATGAAGATAAGAAAGAAGATAAAAAAGATGAAAAGAAAAAGTTGGTTAGGAAGAACAGAAGAACTCTTTTCGATTTCGTGGAGGGGTAG
- the rad50 gene encoding DNA double-strand break repair ATPase Rad50: protein MLIKYVEIENFKSHRSSRVEFDRGVNLIVGRNGAGKTSILEAIAVALYGVKHGVKPSGVKKDDLIRDSASRYEIRLGFDFNGRDCLIVRSSDGNSYLRCDKLLEGDERIREWVERNVAPSHVWLNAIYVRQGEIDEIVKDDERREKIIKRITQIEDYERAWENLGKVIKHFKEEKSRLEKEIKAESDVENRIKEVKEELEAKKRELDKKMIELRDVEEKLAEAEAEKERVEKLREKFEELNREKESIEKHAGKIEERIRGLRERRNGLKKEIEELKSRVRRLEEIRGYAEKYIELREEYEKTLKVERELKETLARLESERNGVIRLLSDLENKKKRLNELKGKLEEVEKRKSEIEGKALKYEEIKVKLERLRELEKTCRPLEEIERELEEVERAKLKLKDVEKDERNLLDMKARLESEIERLKEALNALKSAKGVCPTCGRLLSEDDRLNLIKSYTKKLENVRKDLIEIENKLEDIKNVKKELESVISEESRILREYELAKELENLKKSTKGFEEAEAAWKEYRKLEELALKLSADISVIESDLKSEQELNSKLIELNSKIDEVEEKLSNLKKIDESTLKELESYYNEFNRLVSAKHDLERKLEELKSCESEIVKAEDELSETLKRLESLKNEIEALGYSDETYRNVYNLYTELRSRYFGLREGVERLKDHIKTLEKSAEDLENRVKKLREKRERVEKIGREVLPKLEEIREKFRKYKVSLTEYAFKEVEKIASEIFEEMTDGKYSGIVLKREEKRKEKVTVKVLYQGAERDISFLSGGELIALGLAFRLALSVFMIQGKIPLLILDEPTPFLDDERRRKLVDIMNRYLKKIPQVIVVTHDEELRDVADKVIRVELHGGVSKVMEGFE, encoded by the coding sequence ATGCTCATAAAGTATGTGGAAATTGAGAACTTCAAATCACACAGAAGTTCGAGGGTGGAATTTGATAGAGGTGTAAATCTCATAGTTGGTAGGAACGGTGCTGGTAAGACATCTATTCTTGAAGCCATAGCCGTAGCACTTTACGGTGTTAAACACGGTGTTAAACCTTCTGGGGTTAAGAAAGACGATCTGATCAGAGATTCTGCAAGCAGATACGAGATAAGACTAGGTTTCGATTTTAACGGTCGCGATTGTCTGATAGTGAGAAGTAGCGACGGAAACTCCTACTTGAGATGTGACAAACTCCTCGAAGGTGATGAAAGGATCAGAGAGTGGGTGGAAAGAAACGTAGCTCCCTCTCACGTGTGGTTGAACGCCATATACGTTAGACAGGGAGAGATTGATGAGATAGTCAAGGATGACGAGAGGAGGGAGAAGATAATCAAGAGAATAACGCAGATAGAGGATTACGAAAGGGCTTGGGAAAATCTGGGTAAGGTGATCAAGCACTTCAAGGAAGAGAAAAGTAGGCTCGAAAAGGAGATTAAAGCTGAAAGCGATGTAGAAAACAGGATCAAAGAAGTGAAAGAGGAGCTTGAAGCAAAGAAAAGAGAGCTTGATAAAAAAATGATTGAGCTAAGAGATGTTGAAGAAAAATTAGCTGAAGCTGAGGCTGAGAAGGAGAGAGTTGAAAAGTTGAGAGAGAAGTTCGAAGAGCTGAATAGAGAGAAGGAAAGCATTGAGAAACACGCTGGAAAGATTGAAGAAAGAATCAGAGGTCTTAGGGAGAGAAGAAACGGCTTAAAGAAGGAAATTGAGGAGCTTAAATCGAGGGTTAGGAGGCTTGAGGAAATAAGGGGATATGCTGAAAAATACATTGAGCTTAGAGAGGAGTACGAGAAAACTTTGAAAGTGGAAAGGGAGCTTAAGGAAACCTTGGCAAGACTTGAGTCGGAAAGGAATGGAGTAATCAGATTGTTAAGCGATCTTGAGAATAAAAAGAAGAGATTGAACGAATTGAAAGGTAAGCTTGAGGAAGTTGAAAAAAGGAAGTCTGAAATCGAAGGCAAGGCTTTGAAATACGAGGAGATAAAGGTAAAACTTGAAAGATTGAGGGAGCTTGAAAAAACTTGTAGACCTTTAGAGGAGATCGAAAGAGAGCTTGAGGAAGTTGAAAGAGCTAAGTTGAAGCTTAAAGATGTTGAGAAAGATGAAAGGAATTTGCTGGATATGAAAGCAAGATTAGAAAGCGAAATTGAGAGGTTGAAAGAAGCTTTGAATGCATTAAAATCCGCGAAAGGTGTTTGTCCGACATGTGGTAGGCTTCTGAGTGAAGATGATCGCTTAAATCTCATAAAAAGTTACACGAAGAAGTTAGAAAACGTTAGAAAAGATTTGATTGAAATCGAGAATAAATTGGAGGATATAAAGAACGTAAAGAAAGAACTTGAAAGCGTAATTTCGGAGGAAAGCAGGATTTTAAGGGAATATGAGCTTGCTAAGGAGTTGGAAAATTTAAAGAAGTCTACTAAGGGTTTCGAAGAAGCTGAAGCTGCTTGGAAGGAGTACAGAAAGCTAGAAGAGTTGGCCTTGAAGCTGTCTGCTGACATATCAGTAATAGAATCTGATCTTAAATCTGAACAGGAGTTGAACTCAAAGTTGATTGAGCTAAACTCGAAGATTGATGAAGTTGAAGAAAAATTGAGCAATCTGAAAAAAATTGATGAAAGCACTTTGAAAGAGCTTGAGTCTTATTACAACGAGTTTAACAGACTTGTAAGTGCGAAGCACGATTTGGAGAGAAAGCTTGAGGAACTGAAATCTTGTGAATCTGAAATCGTCAAAGCTGAAGATGAACTTTCAGAAACCCTAAAAAGGCTGGAAAGCTTGAAAAATGAGATAGAAGCTCTTGGCTATAGTGATGAAACTTACAGGAATGTTTACAACCTATATACTGAACTGAGGAGTAGATACTTCGGTCTTAGAGAGGGCGTTGAGAGACTCAAAGATCATATAAAAACCCTCGAGAAAAGTGCTGAGGATTTGGAAAATAGGGTGAAGAAGCTTAGGGAAAAGAGGGAGAGAGTTGAGAAGATAGGCAGAGAAGTGTTACCAAAGCTTGAAGAGATAAGAGAAAAATTCAGAAAGTACAAGGTAAGTCTGACGGAATACGCTTTCAAAGAAGTTGAGAAAATAGCAAGTGAAATTTTTGAGGAAATGACCGATGGAAAGTATTCGGGAATAGTTCTTAAGAGAGAGGAAAAAAGGAAAGAGAAGGTCACAGTAAAGGTGTTGTATCAGGGTGCTGAGAGGGACATAAGCTTCCTAAGTGGTGGAGAACTTATTGCTCTCGGCTTAGCCTTCAGGTTGGCTCTTTCGGTTTTCATGATTCAGGGGAAGATTCCACTGCTTATTCTGGATGAACCGACTCCATTCTTGGACGATGAGAGAAGGAGAAAGCTCGTGGATATAATGAACCGCTATCTAAAGAAGATTCCACAGGTTATAGTGGTTACTCACGATGAAGAACTTAGAGACGTTGCTGACAAAGTTATAAGGGTGGAGTTGCACGGCGGAGTTTCTAAGGTTATGGAGGGTTTTGAATGA
- a CDS encoding DNA double-strand break repair nuclease NurA has protein sequence MRRLSDAIFQDLPDRLEEILKSVENAILSFEDLFHWNELPNARKCKAFGVDGSRSMEKRCGVVVYAVSSVGVGDRILELHDLSVVEPIKHIEKRVEMHMQTNEARIGIFADGLILLDGALSNLLFLIKRPRITELYDIEKQINDKTMNILKDFANELDEWIDSLNEGISKGLFQRRTLLSRDKDSDLRILFEFVEFLHAYDRLLEKEVVSIAKNVYESRLSMLKNNFEYYRVTDQAVVDYLVAKEFGFEKAGFFKFSYNVRGEESMIADLVKELEFKNIEKLRVYPCYVRFRDYGNVYLMESNVEIEKVLPMVVGLEVDGYPFPLIHAHRYAEIKKAEMKAMMVTLMNALANKPEFRILLKHPRSSLEGH, from the coding sequence ATGAGGAGGCTGAGCGATGCGATATTTCAAGATCTACCCGATAGATTGGAGGAGATACTAAAGAGCGTTGAAAATGCGATATTATCATTTGAAGACCTCTTTCACTGGAATGAATTGCCAAATGCAAGGAAATGCAAGGCTTTTGGAGTTGATGGAAGTAGAAGCATGGAAAAAAGATGCGGTGTTGTTGTTTACGCTGTCTCAAGTGTTGGGGTTGGAGATAGGATACTTGAGCTCCACGATCTTTCTGTTGTAGAACCTATCAAACACATTGAGAAGAGAGTTGAGATGCACATGCAAACAAATGAAGCTAGAATAGGAATATTTGCTGATGGACTGATTCTCCTTGATGGTGCTTTGAGCAACTTACTCTTTCTCATAAAAAGGCCTAGAATAACGGAGCTTTACGATATAGAGAAGCAGATAAACGATAAAACGATGAACATACTCAAAGATTTTGCAAATGAACTCGATGAATGGATTGATAGCTTGAATGAGGGAATTTCCAAAGGACTGTTCCAGAGAAGGACTCTTCTGAGCAGGGATAAGGATAGCGATCTCAGAATACTTTTTGAATTTGTAGAATTCTTGCATGCTTACGACAGATTACTTGAGAAAGAAGTTGTTTCGATTGCCAAAAACGTCTACGAGAGTAGACTCTCAATGCTCAAGAACAACTTTGAATACTATAGGGTGACAGATCAGGCTGTTGTGGATTATCTCGTTGCAAAGGAGTTTGGATTCGAGAAGGCGGGATTTTTCAAGTTCTCCTACAACGTTAGAGGGGAGGAGAGTATGATAGCAGATCTCGTGAAGGAGCTTGAATTTAAGAACATTGAGAAGTTAAGGGTCTATCCGTGTTACGTGAGGTTTAGGGATTACGGTAACGTGTACTTGATGGAATCTAACGTTGAAATTGAGAAGGTCTTACCGATGGTGGTTGGGCTGGAGGTGGACGGTTACCCCTTCCCTCTCATTCACGCACACAGATATGCGGAAATTAAAAAGGCTGAAATGAAGGCTATGATGGTAACGCTGATGAACGCTCTTGCAAATAAGCCCGAGTTCAGAATACTCTTGAAACACCCTAGAAGCTCACTTGAGGGACACTAG
- a CDS encoding LLM class oxidoreductase — MVGEKGLLDILSVNINGDLEDKEIVRIAKRFKAVWVGYNPLFKDPFYVADLIADYVDFVGFGVVTVDFGCKDILRRFRNLVEEHRDTTFALGIGAGELRGYSGLKAVLDCLKSLRKEVDLLFCGCSGPKITSEASKIVDGILFNYAHPEHLSWIIGFLKREVYKVAYAPSLILPSEFEFDLLIACAMVSCSNRNFVKTFKYDGMCREISKLDFLRVIADRKSLNVIPDEIKRYKDVLIDKFAIAGDFESLVGRLKEVLKICDHVVLGDPFFRDPNSVEQFEKILVSLK, encoded by the coding sequence ATGGTTGGAGAGAAAGGGTTACTTGACATTCTAAGCGTAAATATAAACGGAGATCTTGAAGATAAGGAGATTGTTAGGATTGCAAAGCGTTTTAAGGCTGTGTGGGTAGGTTACAATCCGTTGTTTAAGGACCCATTTTACGTTGCCGATCTTATTGCCGATTATGTCGATTTCGTAGGTTTCGGTGTTGTAACGGTAGATTTTGGCTGTAAGGATATTCTTAGAAGATTTAGAAATCTCGTAGAGGAGCATAGAGACACTACTTTTGCACTCGGAATAGGTGCTGGAGAGTTGAGAGGTTATTCCGGCTTGAAAGCTGTTCTAGACTGCCTGAAATCTTTGAGAAAGGAAGTAGATCTCCTCTTCTGTGGTTGTTCTGGGCCAAAGATAACCTCAGAAGCATCAAAGATTGTCGATGGAATTCTCTTCAACTATGCTCATCCGGAGCATTTGAGTTGGATAATCGGTTTTCTGAAGAGAGAAGTTTACAAGGTCGCTTACGCCCCTTCACTAATACTTCCAAGCGAATTCGAATTTGATTTGCTCATAGCATGTGCCATGGTCTCGTGTAGCAATAGGAATTTCGTAAAGACTTTCAAGTACGACGGCATGTGCAGAGAAATTTCCAAACTTGATTTCCTGAGAGTTATAGCTGATAGAAAGAGTTTGAATGTAATTCCCGATGAGATAAAGAGGTACAAAGATGTTTTAATAGACAAATTTGCCATAGCCGGAGATTTTGAAAGCTTAGTTGGACGTTTAAAGGAAGTACTCAAAATCTGCGATCACGTCGTTTTGGGTGATCCCTTCTTTAGGGATCCAAACTCCGTTGAACAGTTCGAAAAAATTCTAGTGTCCCTCAAGTGA
- the eif1A gene encoding translation initiation factor eIF-1A has protein sequence MAEEEVVRVRLPDRSKGEMFGIVTAMLGGGHVKVKCEDGKERLGRIPGKLRKRIWIREGDVVIIVPWPFQDDRCDIIWRYTNPQVEWLERKGYLTF, from the coding sequence CTGGCGGAAGAGGAGGTAGTAAGGGTAAGGTTGCCAGATAGAAGTAAAGGTGAAATGTTCGGAATAGTTACGGCAATGCTCGGGGGTGGACACGTCAAAGTTAAGTGTGAGGATGGGAAGGAGAGACTCGGAAGGATACCGGGTAAACTGAGAAAGAGAATATGGATTAGAGAAGGCGATGTTGTTATAATCGTTCCTTGGCCGTTTCAGGATGACAGATGTGACATAATCTGGAGGTACACTAATCCACAGGTTGAATGGTTGGAGAGAAAGGGTTACTTGACATTCTAA
- a CDS encoding tyrosine--tRNA ligase, with amino-acid sequence MDLESKLQLIKRNAVEIVTEEELLELLQTKEKPRAYVGYEPSGEIHLGHMMTVQKLIDLQQAGFEIVVLLADVHAYLNEKGDFDEIRKIADFNKKAFIALGLDESKAKFVLGSEYQLERDYVLDVLKMARITTVNRARRSMDEVSRRKEDPMVSQMIYPLMQALDIAHLGVDLAVGGTDQRKIHMLARENLPRLGYKAPICLHTPILLGLDGQKMSSSKGNYISVRDSAEEVEKKIRKAFCPAGEVENNPIIQIALYHIFPRFGEFKVEREEKYGGDVTYKTPDELISDFKSGKLHPLDLKKAVAKYLNKILEGVREKLERG; translated from the coding sequence ATGGACTTGGAATCCAAACTTCAGCTGATCAAGAGGAATGCAGTCGAGATAGTTACAGAGGAGGAACTGTTGGAGCTTCTACAAACTAAGGAGAAACCGAGGGCTTACGTTGGATACGAGCCGAGCGGAGAGATTCACCTCGGTCATATGATGACCGTGCAGAAGCTTATAGACTTACAGCAGGCTGGTTTCGAGATTGTAGTTCTTTTGGCAGACGTTCACGCTTATCTCAACGAGAAAGGTGATTTTGACGAGATTAGAAAAATCGCTGACTTCAATAAAAAAGCGTTCATAGCTTTGGGCTTGGATGAAAGCAAGGCTAAGTTCGTTTTGGGTAGTGAATATCAGCTTGAGAGGGATTACGTCTTGGATGTGTTAAAGATGGCGAGGATCACAACTGTAAACAGAGCGAGAAGGAGTATGGACGAGGTTAGTAGGAGGAAGGAGGATCCGATGGTTTCTCAGATGATCTATCCTCTCATGCAGGCTTTGGATATAGCACATTTAGGTGTTGATTTGGCTGTTGGTGGAACTGACCAGAGAAAGATACACATGCTTGCAAGGGAAAATCTGCCAAGATTGGGTTACAAAGCTCCGATTTGTCTTCACACACCGATCTTACTCGGTTTAGATGGGCAAAAGATGAGTTCTTCAAAGGGTAACTACATATCCGTCAGGGACTCGGCTGAGGAGGTTGAGAAGAAGATAAGGAAAGCGTTCTGTCCGGCTGGAGAAGTAGAGAACAACCCTATAATTCAGATAGCTCTCTACCATATCTTCCCCCGCTTTGGAGAATTTAAGGTTGAGAGGGAGGAAAAGTACGGAGGGGATGTTACATACAAAACTCCTGATGAACTTATTTCGGACTTTAAATCGGGCAAGCTTCACCCGTTAGATTTGAAGAAGGCTGTAGCAAAGTATTTAAACAAAATACTCGAAGGTGTAAGGGAAAAACTCGAAAGGGGGTGA
- a CDS encoding 50S ribosomal protein L15e: protein MASSMYAYIREMWKRPWEGIVGQLMWERLQKWRREPAVVRIERPTRLDRARALGYKAKQGVIVVRVRVRRGGRRATRPNKGRKVGNLMVNRKTPKKNLQWIAEERANRKYPNMEVLNSYWVGEDGRYKWFEVILVDRSHPAILSDPQLSQIAKQRGRVYRGLTSAGRRARGLRRKGKGAEKIRPSLRANFRKKKD, encoded by the coding sequence ATGGCATCGTCAATGTACGCTTACATAAGGGAGATGTGGAAGAGACCTTGGGAAGGCATAGTTGGACAGCTAATGTGGGAAAGGTTGCAGAAGTGGAGGAGAGAACCAGCTGTTGTCAGGATTGAAAGACCTACAAGGTTGGATAGAGCGAGAGCCTTAGGTTACAAAGCTAAGCAGGGAGTCATAGTCGTGAGAGTGAGAGTTAGGAGGGGAGGAAGGAGGGCTACAAGGCCTAACAAGGGAAGAAAGGTCGGAAACCTCATGGTAAACAGGAAAACGCCCAAGAAGAACTTGCAGTGGATTGCAGAAGAGAGGGCAAACAGGAAGTATCCGAACATGGAAGTGCTGAACTCATACTGGGTTGGAGAGGACGGTAGGTACAAGTGGTTCGAAGTTATTCTCGTTGACAGAAGCCATCCAGCAATTCTAAGCGATCCTCAGCTGAGTCAAATTGCAAAGCAGAGGGGAAGGGTTTACAGAGGTCTCACTTCAGCTGGAAGGAGGGCGAGAGGTTTAAGGAGGAAAGGTAAGGGTGCTGAGAAAATTAGACCGTCCTTGAGAGCTAACTTCAGAAAGAAGAAAGATTAA
- a CDS encoding alpha/beta hydrolase translates to MFLDTTIGRNFVRIYAENVVVICHGLPYEPLPVIAKGYDELAEFFGEKGLNSIIFDFSGTGLSKGKFEILNWVEDLIEIVEKFKSVHLVAFSLGGVPATYVARLKAVKSLALLATPCCFDVMRKDLIKKAYDHAIIRKSLKGVGSFEEFYENFKRDVEDFAPIKWIDKVRCPILLVHGDKDDVIPFESSKRLYENAKDAYFLEVRNGGHRLREYGIVMESVAKWVAGNYVKGEAWEERWRVVEV, encoded by the coding sequence ATGTTCTTAGACACGACAATCGGCAGAAACTTCGTTAGAATTTACGCTGAAAACGTGGTTGTGATCTGTCACGGTTTACCTTATGAACCTCTACCGGTTATAGCTAAGGGTTACGACGAATTGGCAGAATTTTTTGGTGAAAAAGGTTTGAATTCTATAATATTCGATTTTTCTGGAACGGGTTTGAGTAAGGGGAAGTTCGAGATTCTAAATTGGGTTGAGGATCTAATAGAAATCGTTGAAAAGTTTAAGAGCGTTCATCTCGTTGCCTTCAGCTTAGGTGGTGTGCCCGCAACGTACGTTGCGAGGTTGAAAGCTGTGAAAAGCCTAGCTCTTTTGGCTACGCCCTGTTGCTTTGATGTGATGAGAAAAGATTTGATTAAGAAAGCGTACGATCATGCAATCATAAGAAAGAGTTTGAAGGGTGTTGGAAGTTTTGAAGAGTTCTACGAGAACTTCAAAAGAGATGTTGAGGATTTCGCACCTATTAAGTGGATTGATAAAGTTAGGTGTCCGATTTTGCTCGTTCACGGTGATAAAGATGATGTAATTCCGTTTGAGAGTAGCAAAAGGCTTTATGAGAATGCGAAGGATGCCTACTTCCTGGAAGTAAGAAACGGCGGTCACAGGCTGAGGGAATATGGGATTGTAATGGAGAGCGTTGCGAAATGGGTCGCTGGAAATTATGTTAAAGGTGAGGCTTGGGAAGAGAGATGGAGAGTAGTTGAAGTCTGA
- the purS gene encoding phosphoribosylformylglycinamidine synthase subunit PurS encodes MIAEVFIELKKGVMDAEGEAVKKALRLLGFKKVKGVSSVKVYRIEIDTNSKEEAEREVREMCEKLLANPVIQNYRIVLKE; translated from the coding sequence ATGATTGCTGAGGTCTTCATCGAACTAAAAAAAGGAGTCATGGATGCTGAAGGAGAAGCAGTTAAAAAAGCTTTGAGGCTCTTGGGCTTTAAAAAGGTCAAAGGGGTTTCAAGTGTTAAAGTTTACAGGATTGAGATAGACACAAATAGCAAGGAGGAGGCGGAGAGGGAAGTTAGGGAGATGTGTGAAAAACTCTTAGCTAATCCCGTAATTCAAAACTATAGAATAGTTCTTAAGGAGTGA